In Sphingomonas profundi, the sequence AGCACCGGAAGATGGCGAAGGGGCCGTTCGCCTTCCTGCGCGCGACCTACTGGCGCTGGGCGGAGACGATCCTGGAGATCTGCCCCGATCTGGCGGAGGCGCCGGCGGTGCTGGCGATCGGCGACATCCATCTGGAGAATTTCGGCACCTGGCGCGATGCCGAGGGGCGGCTGGTGTGGGGCGTCAACGATTTCGACGAGGCGGCGACGATGCCGGCCGTGCTCGATCCGCTGCGGCTGGCCGTCAGCGCGATGCTGGCGGGCAAGGTGCCGGCCGAGACGGTGTGCGACGCGATCGCGGCTGGCTACGCCGCTGGTCTGGAGGCGCCCGGCGCGACCGTGCTGGAAAGCGGCCAAGGCTGGCTGCGCAAGGCCCTGCTGCCGCCCGAGGAGGAGCGGGACGGCTTCTGGACGAAGCTGGCGGCGCCGGCGGAAGCGATCCCGCCCGCTTACGCCGCGGCCCTCCGCGACGCGCTGCCACCGGACGCGACGGACGTCCGCACCTTTCCGCGCTCCGCCGGCACCGGCAGCCTGGGCCGGCCGCGCTTCGTCGCCCTCGCCACCTGGCGGAACGGGCCGGTGGCGCGGGAGGCGAAGGCGATGCTGCCGCCCGCCTGGTCGCTGCACCATGGCGGCGCCGCCGCGATCCGCGCCGGCGAGATCGCCGCTGGCCGCTATCGCGCGCCTGATCCGTGCTACCGGACCGGCGCCGGCGACGGCATCGCGACGCGCCGCCTGTCGCCGGACAGCCGCAAGATCGAGGCGAAGGGCGATCCGGAACGCTTCCTGGCGCGCGACATGCTGGTGGCGATGGGGCATGACATCGCCAGCTGCCACGCGGGCGACGCGGGCGCGCTTGCCGCCGTGCGCGAGGACTGGCGCGGGCGCCCGCGCGGCTGGCTGGCCGCCGCGGCGACGATCGCCGCCCGCGCCGTCACGCGCGATCAGGATGCGTTCGAGCATGCGTGCGGACGCGGGCGGCGCTAGCGGCTTGCGGATCAGTCGCGAAACCGATCTAGGAGCAGTGGATGCGCATCTTCACCATCGGCTACGAAGGCGCGACCCAGGCCGAACTGGTCGCCGCGTTGCAGACCGCCGGCGTGCGCCGGCTGATCGACGTGCGGGCGGTGCCGCTGTCGCGCAGGCCCGGCTTCTCCAAGAACGTGCTCGCCAACGGGCTGCGCGAGGCGGGCATCGACTATGTCGGCCTGAAGGCGCTGGGCACGCCGCCGGAGGGGCGGGAGGCGGCGCGGCGGCACGACCATGCGACCCTGGAGCGCGTATATGACGGCCAGCTGGAACTGCCCGAGGCGATGGCGCAGGCGGCGATGATGCTGGATCTGGCGGCCGAGGCACCCGCCGCCCTGCTCTGTTTCGAGCGCGATCCGGCCGGGTGCCACCGATCGCTGCTGCTGCGCCGCGTGGCGCCCGACGCCGAGGTGATCGACCTGTTCGCATGAGCGGCCGTCGGTTGTCAGCCCGCCTTCTGGACGATTATCAGGTATGACGTGGCGATATAACCCTGCATCGCCAGCTTGATGTGACGGCTACCCGTCGAGAAATAGGGAGGCTCGTCATAATCGAGATCGTAGCGGTGCGTGCCGAGATCGAAATTGAGCGGCTCCAGCCCGCATCGCATCGGACGCAGGCTGTAGTCGAGCCGCTCCAGATCCTGCTTGCGGTAGATCACCGCGCCGCCATCGGTCACGGTATCGTCGTTTGAACTGCAATTATACTCGGTGGTGTGAACCGCGACGCCGCCTGGCTTCAATAGTCGCATCGCGTTGCGAACGAAGTCGAGCCCCTGATCCAGCCCGCCGAGATGCTCTATCGCGCAGGAACTCCACGCGAAGTCCCAGCTCGCGTCCGGCAGGCCGCTCAGATCGTTCATGTCGGTCGGCCGGAAACGGACGAGCCGGCGGAACGTCGCCTCGTCAAGATAGCGCGGATGGAACAGCGCATCGACGCTGACCGAGTGCTGGCTGCTCTGATCCCAGAATCCGTCCGACATCTCCTCCGGCAGATCGGAGGCGAGCACGTCCACACCGTATGACGCGAAGATCGAGGGTAGCGCCTCCATGCCGACGGCGAAGCCGATGCCCGCGCGGCCGGCTTGCAGCATCCCGCGCTCGGCAAGTGCCTGCATGATCGCGGACCATTCCCACAGCTTGCGGTAGCTGAGCGGCAAATCGTCGGACACGCCGGCGGGGTGGCCTGTCAGCGTCGCCCAGTGCGCATACCATTCCGTCTCGAAATGCTCATAGCGGCAGGCCATCGATCCGAGCATGGAGATCCTCTCAAGCGTCCAGATGTTTCTCCGCGATCACCGCCGCCAGCGGCAGCACGCCGTAGACATGGGGGAACAGGGCGCCGCCGCGCGAAACCTCCCACTTCACCGGATCGGCGACCAGATCGAGATCGATCGTCGCCACCACCAGGCCCCGCTGGCCGGCGAAATGCTTCTCCAGCGTGCCCGCCACCTGATCCCCGGTCGACAGGTGGATGTAGCCGTCCGCCACATCCACCGGCGCGCCGGCGAAGATGCCGTCGGCGGCGAACGCGGCCCACTGCTCCGCCGTCAGGATCTTGTAGGCGAGGGTCACGCGCCCTCGCCGCCGTCCGAGAGATCGTCGTCCGTGTCCGCGTCGCCGTCGTCGGGGTCGATCGCCGGCTCCGTGATATCGGCGGCCGGGCGCAGGTCCGCCTCGGCCTCCTCCTCATTCTCCTCGATGCGGGCGGCGCCGACGACATGCTCGTCGTCGGCCACGTTGAACAGGCGCACGCCGGCGGAGTTGCGGCCGATCACGCGGGTATCGCCCACCGTCATGCGGATGAGCTTGGCCTGATCGGTGACGAGCATCAGCTGCTCGCCATTATGCGCCGGGAAGCTGGCGACGACGGGGCCGTTGCGCTTGAGGTTGTCGATGTTGGTGATGCCCTGGCCGCCGCGTCCCGTGCGGCGATATTCGTAGGCCGAGCTGCGCTTGCCGTAGCCGTTGGCGCACACCGTCAGGATGAACTCCTCGGCGGTGGCGAACTCCGCCATGCGATCGGCCGGCAGGGTCGGCCCGGCGTCGTTCTCCTTCCAGGGCGCGGCGCGCAGATACTGGTCGCGCTCCTCCGGCGTGGCGTCGAAGCCGCGCAGGATGGAGAGGGAGATCACCTCATCCTCGCCGTTCAGGCTGATGCCGCGCACGCCGGCCGCGGTGCGGCTCTGGAACTCGCGCACGTCGGTGGCGGCGAAGCGGATCGCCTTGCCGCAGCGCGTGGCCAGCAGCACGTCGTCCGCCTCCGTCAGCAGCGACACGCCGATCAGGCGATCGTCCGATCCCTCTTCGAAGCGCATGGCGAACTTGCCGGCGGTGGGCACGTTGGCGAAGGCGTCCATCGAGTTGCGCCGCACCGAGCCCCGTGCGGTGGCGAAGAGGATATGGAGTCTCGCCCACTCCTTCTCGTCCTCCGGCAGCGGCAGCACGGTGGATACCGTCTCGCCGGGCGCCAGCGGCAGCAGGTTCACCATCGGCCGGCCTCGCGCCTGCGGCGCGCCTTCCGGCAGGCGCCAGACCTTCTGGCGATAGACCTTGCCGTGGGTGGAGAAGAACAGCACGGGCGTGTGGGTGGAGGTGACGAACAGCGCCGTCACCGCGTCCTCGTCCTTCGTGGACATGCCGGAGCGGCCCTTGCCGCCCTTGCGCTGGGCGCGGAACGCCTCCAGCGGCGTGCGCTTGATGTAGCCGCCGTGGGTGACGGTGACGACCATCTCCTCGCGCTCGATCAGATCCTCGTCGTCGATGTCGATGCCGCCGGCGGTGATCGTCGTCCTGCGCGGGGTGGCGAACTCGGCGGCGATCGCGTCGAGCTCCTCCTCCATCACGGCGTAGAGCCTCGCCCGGTCGCCGAGGATCGCGAGCAGCTCGCCGATCGAGGCGGCCAGCCTGGCGAGCTCGTCGCCGATCTCGTCGCGGCCGAGGCCGGTCAGACGGTGCAGGCGCAGATCGAGGATGGCGCGGACCTGGGTGTCCGAGAGGCGGTAGGTGTCGCCCTCCACCTCATGCTCCACCGCCTCGACTAGCGCGATATACTGGGCGATGTCGCCGATCGGCCATTCGCGGGCGGACAGCGTGGCGCGTGCCTCGGCCGGGTTGGCGGAGCCGCGGATGATGCGGACCACCTCGTCGAGGTTGGTCACGGCGACGACGAGGCCGAGCAAAATGTGGGCCCGCTCGCGCGCCTTCAGCAGCTCAAACTTCGAGCGGCGGGTGATGACCTCCTCGCGGAACCGGACGAACGCCTCGATGATGTCGCGCAAGGACAGCGTCTCGGGCCGGCCGCCGCGAATGGCGAGCATGTTGGCGGGGAAGCTCGTCTGCGCCTGGGTGTGGCGCCAGAGCTGGTTCAGCACCACGTCCGGCGTGGCGTCGCGCTTCAGCTCGATGACGATGCGGACGCCGAAGCGGTTCGATTCGTCGCGGATGTCGGAGATGCCCTCGATCCGCTTGTCCTTGGCGGCCTCGGCGATGCCTTCGACGAGGCCGCTCTTGCCGACCTGGTAGGGGATCTCGGTCAGCACGATGGCGCGCTTCTCGCCGCGCCCTTCCTCCACCTCGTGGCGGGCGCGCATGATGATCGAGCCCTTGCCCGTGTGATAGGCGTTACGCGCGCCGCCCTTGCCCAGGATCAGCCCGCCTGTCGGGAAATCGGGGCCGGGGATGATCTCGTGCAGCTCGTCCACGCTGATCGCGGCCGCCTCAGGATCCAAGGAACGCGCGATGTACGCCTTGCAGCCGGCGATCACCTCGCCCAGATTGTGCGGCGGGATGTTCGTCGCCATGCCGAC encodes:
- the gyrA gene encoding DNA gyrase subunit A — its product is MKSSYLDYAMSVIVARALPDVRDGLKPVHRRILFASQEGGFVPGRPYRKCAKIVGDVMGNYHPHGDSSIYMALARLAQDWAMRVPLMDGQGNFGSMDPDMPASMRYTEARLTKAAMTLLEDIEKDTVDFGPNYDGSREEPLVLPARFPNLLVNGAGGIAVGMATNIPPHNLGEVIAGCKAYIARSLDPEAAAISVDELHEIIPGPDFPTGGLILGKGGARNAYHTGKGSIIMRARHEVEEGRGEKRAIVLTEIPYQVGKSGLVEGIAEAAKDKRIEGISDIRDESNRFGVRIVIELKRDATPDVVLNQLWRHTQAQTSFPANMLAIRGGRPETLSLRDIIEAFVRFREEVITRRSKFELLKARERAHILLGLVVAVTNLDEVVRIIRGSANPAEARATLSAREWPIGDIAQYIALVEAVEHEVEGDTYRLSDTQVRAILDLRLHRLTGLGRDEIGDELARLAASIGELLAILGDRARLYAVMEEELDAIAAEFATPRRTTITAGGIDIDDEDLIEREEMVVTVTHGGYIKRTPLEAFRAQRKGGKGRSGMSTKDEDAVTALFVTSTHTPVLFFSTHGKVYRQKVWRLPEGAPQARGRPMVNLLPLAPGETVSTVLPLPEDEKEWARLHILFATARGSVRRNSMDAFANVPTAGKFAMRFEEGSDDRLIGVSLLTEADDVLLATRCGKAIRFAATDVREFQSRTAAGVRGISLNGEDEVISLSILRGFDATPEERDQYLRAAPWKENDAGPTLPADRMAEFATAEEFILTVCANGYGKRSSAYEYRRTGRGGQGITNIDNLKRNGPVVASFPAHNGEQLMLVTDQAKLIRMTVGDTRVIGRNSAGVRLFNVADDEHVVGAARIEENEEEAEADLRPAADITEPAIDPDDGDADTDDDLSDGGEGA
- a CDS encoding DUF952 domain-containing protein translates to MTLAYKILTAEQWAAFAADGIFAGAPVDVADGYIHLSTGDQVAGTLEKHFAGQRGLVVATIDLDLVADPVKWEVSRGGALFPHVYGVLPLAAVIAEKHLDA
- a CDS encoding DUF488 family protein encodes the protein MRIFTIGYEGATQAELVAALQTAGVRRLIDVRAVPLSRRPGFSKNVLANGLREAGIDYVGLKALGTPPEGREAARRHDHATLERVYDGQLELPEAMAQAAMMLDLAAEAPAALLCFERDPAGCHRSLLLRRVAPDAEVIDLFA
- a CDS encoding methyltransferase domain-containing protein — encoded protein: MLGSMACRYEHFETEWYAHWATLTGHPAGVSDDLPLSYRKLWEWSAIMQALAERGMLQAGRAGIGFAVGMEALPSIFASYGVDVLASDLPEEMSDGFWDQSSQHSVSVDALFHPRYLDEATFRRLVRFRPTDMNDLSGLPDASWDFAWSSCAIEHLGGLDQGLDFVRNAMRLLKPGGVAVHTTEYNCSSNDDTVTDGGAVIYRKQDLERLDYSLRPMRCGLEPLNFDLGTHRYDLDYDEPPYFSTGSRHIKLAMQGYIATSYLIIVQKAG
- a CDS encoding DUF2252 family protein; this encodes MIVIAFDASMDAYEAWLRARLGEDLREDDLAEKHRKMAKGPFAFLRATYWRWAETILEICPDLAEAPAVLAIGDIHLENFGTWRDAEGRLVWGVNDFDEAATMPAVLDPLRLAVSAMLAGKVPAETVCDAIAAGYAAGLEAPGATVLESGQGWLRKALLPPEEERDGFWTKLAAPAEAIPPAYAAALRDALPPDATDVRTFPRSAGTGSLGRPRFVALATWRNGPVAREAKAMLPPAWSLHHGGAAAIRAGEIAAGRYRAPDPCYRTGAGDGIATRRLSPDSRKIEAKGDPERFLARDMLVAMGHDIASCHAGDAGALAAVREDWRGRPRGWLAAAATIAARAVTRDQDAFEHACGRGRR